The genome window TTGTGTTGTTCAGTACTTTGTCTTTTCAACCATGGGACTGAGTGAGTCTTGTCTCCTGACAGCCATGGCTTATGACCGATACACTGCCATTTGTAATCCACTTCTCTATTCAGCAATCATGTCACCCACCCTCTGTATTCGGATGGTGCTGGGATCCTATTTGGCTGGACTCTCTGCTTCTATATCCCAATTGTGTACCATGTTTCAGCTCCACTTCTGTGGGCCTATTGTCATCAAGCACTTCTTCTGTGACATGCCTCAACTGTTAAATCTGTCCTGCACTGACACTTTCTTTGTACAGCTGTTGATTGCTATATTAACAATGCTCTTTGGGATAGTAAATGCCCTCATTATCGTGATATCCTACGTCTATATTGTCATGTCCGTCATGAAGATCACTTCAGCTAAAGGCAGGTCCAAGGCTTTCAACACCTGTGCTTCTCATTTGACAGCGGTTTCCCTCTTCTATACCTCAACTGTCTATGTCTATTTGAGTTCCAGCTCTGGTGGTTCCTCTAGCCTTGACAGATTTGCATCAGTTTTCTACACTGTGGTTGTTCCCATGTTGAATCCGTTGATTTACAGTCTGAGGAACAAGGAAATCAAAGATGCCTTGAGGAAGTTACAAAAGAAGAGATGGTCTTTCTGAGATCCTGTCCATATATGTCCTATTGGAAAACTTAACCCCGAATAATATGCACATGAATGGACTAACAAAATTCATActgcctttggggaaaaaaagcttaatttttcATAGATAATACGCCAAGTGGACTGACAGCTGATTTGATTCCGCACAAACACAATACCTTTAATTCCTGGAGGTTCATACTTTCACCCGACATGAGGAGTGGcctcattatttattaatattctgcagtgggactcctgggtggctcagtctgttaagcgtctgccttattctcaggtcatgatcccagggtcttggaatggagccccacattgtctctgtgcttagtgtggagtctgcttctccctctcattttcctctctgctttctctctctctctctcagaaattagataaaatatcttaataaaatgTTAGAGTTAGTGAATATTAAATATTGCAGACTAAGAACAAATATGGAGAGgtggtattcttttttattgtctgtgtTCAACATTTTACGTTGTAGAGATTTATGGTTTTGAATGCGGTGATCTAATTTATGGCATAGATCATTAGACTTACTGTGATGCTGATATTTTCTGGGAAGCCTCAAAAGCCAGAGATGAAATAGTTCGATAGGCAGGGGTATTAACTGTGGCCAGTTTTCTCTGTCTCAAGTAGAACATAAAAGTTTTGGTCCTCGTGATCTGTTTCAAAAGTGGAATAAGATGTGTATCAACACTGGCTGCTGATATACAGATtgctctgtcttttttttttaatgattttctttattatattatgttagtcaccatacagtacatcgccggattccgatgtaaagttcgatgcttcattagttgcgtataacacccagggcaccatgcaatacgtgccctccttactacccatcaccagtctatcccattcccctacccctcccctctgacatcttcagtttgcttctcataatccatagtctctcatgtttcattcctccttctgattttcctccctttctttatccctatgttcccctactgatcatcctagtttttatgttccatagatgacagaaaccatatgataattgtctttctctgcttgacttatttcacttagcattatctcctccagtgccgtccatgttgcagcaaatgttgagaattcattcgttctgatagctgagtaatattccattgtctatatggaccacagcttcttaatccagtcatctgttgNgcttcttaatccagtcatctgttgaagggcatctcggctccttccacgatttatctattgtggacaatgctgctatgaacattggggtgcgtatggcccacctcttcactacatttgtatcttcggggtaaacacccagtagtgcaatggcttggtcagagggtagctcaattttcaactttttaagggacctccacactgttttccagagtggctgtaccaacttgctcccaccaacaatggaggagggatcccctttctccacatcctctccaacaattgtggtttcttgccttgtctNNNNNNNNNNNNNNNNNNNNNNNNNNNNNNNNNNNNNNNNNNNNNNNNNNNNNNNNNNNNNNNNNNNNNNNNNNNNNNNNNNNNNNNNNNNNNNNNNNNNNNNNNNNNNNNNNNNNNNNNNNNNNNNNNNNNNNNNNNNNNNNNNNNNNNNNNNNNNNNNNNNNNNNNNNNNNNNNNNNNNNNNNNNNNNNNNNNNNNNNNNNNNNNNNNNNNNNNNNNNNNNNNNNNNNNNNNNNNNNNNNNNNNNNNNNNNNNNNNNNNNNNNNNNNNNNNNNNNNNNNNNNNNNNNNNNNNNNNNNNNNNNNNNNNNNNNNNNNNNNNNNNNNNNNNNNNNNNNNNNNNNNNNNNNNNNNNNNNNNNNNNNNNNNNNNNNNNNNNNNNNNNNNNNNNNNNNNNNNNNNNNNNNNNNNNNNNNNNNNNNNNNNNNNNNNNNNNNNNNNNNNNNNNNNNNNNNNNNNNNNNNNNNNNNNNNNNNNNNNNNNNNNNNNNNNNNNNNNNNNNNNNNNNNNNNNNNNNNNNNNNNNNNNNNNNNNNNNNNNNNNNNNNNNNNNNNNNNNNNNNNNNNNNNNNNNNNNNNNNNNNNNNNNNNNNNNNNNNNNNNNNNNNNNNNNNNNNNNNNNNNNNNNNNNNNNNNNNNNNNNNNNNNNNNNNNNNNNNNNNNNNNNNNNNNNNNNNNNNNNNNNNNNNNNNNNNNNNNNNNNNNNNNNNNNNNNNNNNNNNNNNNNNNNNNNNNNNNNNNNNNNNNNNNNNNNNNNNNNNNNNNNNNNNNNNNNNNNNNNNNNNNNNNNNNNNNNNNNNNNNNNNNNNNNNNNNNNNNNNNNNNNNNNNNNNNNNNNNNNNNNNNNNNNNNNNNNNNNNNNNNNNNNNNNNNNNNNNNNNNNNNNNNNNNNNNNNNNNNNNNNNNNNNNNNNNNNNNNNNNNNNNNNNNNNNNNNNNNNNNNNNNNNNNNNNNNNNNNNNNNNNNNNNNNNNNNNNNNNNNNNNNNNNNNNNNNNNNNNNNNNNNNNNNNNNNNNNNNNNNNNNNNNNNNNNNNNNNNNNNNNNNNNNNNNNNNNNNNNNNNNNNNNNNNNNNNNNNNNNNNNNNNNNNNNNNNNNNNNNNNNNNNNNNNNNNNNNNNNNNNNNNNNNNNNNNNNNNNNNNNNNNNNNNNNNNNNNNNNNNNNNNNNNNNNNNNNNNNNNNNNNNNNNNNNNNNNNNNNNNNNNNNNNNNNNNNNNNNNNNNNNNNNNNNNNNNNNNNNNNNNNNNNNNNNNNNNNNNNNNNNNNNNNNNNNNNNNNNNNNNNNNNNNNNNNNNNNNNNNNNNNNNNNNNNNNNNNNNNNNNNNNNNNNNNNNNNNNNNNNNNNNNNNNNNNNNNNNNNNNNNNNNNNNNNNNNNNNNNNNNNNNNNNNNNNNNNNNNNNNNNNNNNNNNNNNNNNNNNNNNNNNNNNNNNNNNNNNNNNNNNNNNNNNNNNNNNNNNNNNNNNNNNNNNNNNNNNNNNNNNNNNNNNNNNNNNNNNNNNNNNNNNNNNNNNNNNNNNNNNNNNNNNNNNNNNNNNNNNNNNNNNNNNNNNNNNNNNNNNNNNNNNNNNNNNNNNNNNNNNNNNNNNNNNNNNNNNNNNNNNNNNNNNNNNNNNNNNNNNNNNNNNNNNNNNNNNNNNNNNNNNNNNNNNNNNNNNNNNNNNNNNNNNNNNNNNNNNNNNNNNNNNNNNNNNNNNNNNNNNNNNNNNNNNNNNNNNNNNNNNNNNNNNNNNNNNNNNNNNNNNNNNNNNNNNNNNNNNNNNNNNNNNNNNNNNNNNNNNNNNNNNNNNNNNNNNNNNNNNNNNNNNNNNNNNNNNNNNNNNNNNNNNNNNNNNNNNNNNNNNNNNNNNNNNNNNNNNNNNNNNNNNNNNNNNNNNNNNNNNNNNNNNNNNNNNNNNNNNNNNNNNNNNNNNNNNNNNNNNNNNNNNNNNNNNNNNNNNNNNNNNNNNNNNNNNNNNNNNNNNNNNNNNNNNNNNNNNNNNNNNNNNNNNNNNNNNNNNNNNNNNNNNNNNNNNNNNNNNNNNNNNNNNNNNNNNNNNNNNNNNNNNNNNNNNNNNNNNNNNNNNNNNNNNNNNNNNNNNNNNNNNNNNNNNNNNNNNNNNNNNNNNNNNNNNNNNNNNNNNNNNNNNNNNNNNNNNNNNNNNNNNNNNNNNNNNNNNNNNNNNNNNNNNNNNNNNNNNNNNNNNNNNNNNNNNNNNNNNNNNNNNNNNNNNNNNNNNNNNNNNNNNNNNNNNNNNNNNNNNNNNNNNNNNNNNNNNNNNNNNNNNNNNNNNNNNNNNNNNNNNNNNNNNNNNNNNNNNNNNNNNNNNNNNNNNNNNNNNNNNNNNNNNNNNNNNNNNNNNNNNNNNNNNNNNNNNNNNNNNNNNNNNNNNNNNNNNNNNNNNNNNNNNNNNNNNNNNNNNNNNNNNNNNNNNNNNNNNNNNNNNNNNNNNNNNNNNNNNNNNNNNNNNNNNNNNNNNNNNNNNNNNNNNNNNNNNNNNNNNNNNNNNNNNNNNNNNNNNNNNNNNNNNNNNNNNNNNNNNNNNNNNNNNNNNNNNNNNNNNNNNNNNNNNNNNNNNNNNNNNNNNNNNNNNNNNNNNNNNNNNNNNNNNNNNNNNNNNNNNNNNNNNNNNNNNNNNNNNNNNNNNNNNNNNNNNNNNNNNNNNNNNNNNNNNNNNNNNNNNNNNNNNNNNNNNNNNNNNNNNNNNNNNNNNNNNNNNNNNNNNNNNNNNNNNNNNNNNNNNNNNNNNNNNNNNNNNNNNNNNNNNNNNNNNNNNNNNNNNNNNNNNNNNNNNNNNNNNNNNNNNNNNNNNNNNNNNNNNNNNNNNNNNNNNNNNNNNNNNNNNNNNNNNNNNNNNNNNNNNNNNNNNNNNNNNNNNNNNNNNNNNNNNNNNNNNNNNNNNNNNNNNNNNNNNNNNNNNNNNNNNNNNNNNNNNNNNNNNNNNNNNNNNNNNNNNNNNNNNNNNNNNNNNNNNNNNNNNNNNNNNNNNNNNNNNNNNNNNNNNNNNNNNNNNNNNNNNNNNNNNNNNNNNNNNNNNNNNNNNNNNNNNNNNNNNNNNNNNNNNNNNNNNNNNNNNNNNNNNNNNNNNNNNNNNNNNNNNNNNNNNNNNNNNNNNNNNNNNNNNNNNNNNNNNNNNNNNNNNNNNNNNNNNNNNNNNNNNNNNNNNNNNNNNNNNNNNNNNNNNNNNNNNNNNNNNNNNNNNNNNNNNNNNNNNNNNNNNNNNNNNNNNNNNNNNNNNNNNNNNNNNNNNNNNNNNNNNNNNNNNNNNNNNNNNNNNNNNNNNNNNNNNNNNNNNNNNNNNNNNNNNNNNNNNNNNNNNNNNNNNNNNNNNNNNNNNNNNNNNNNNNNNNNNNNNNNNNNNNNNNNNNNNNNNNNNNNNNNNNNNNNNNNNNNNNNNNNNNNNNNNNNNNNNNNNNNNNNNNNNNNNNNNNNNNNNNNNNNNNNNNNNNNNNNNNNNNNNNNNNNNNNNNNNNNNNNNNNNNNNNNNNNNNNNNNNNNNNNNNNNNNNNNNNNNNNNNNNNNNNNNNNNNNNNNNNNNNNNNNNNNNNNNNNNNNNNNNNNNNNNNNNNNNNNNNNNNNNNNNNNNNNNNNNNNNNNNNNNNNNNNNNNNNNNNNNNNNNNNNNNNNNNNNNNNNNNNNNNNNNNNNNNNNNNNNNNNNNNNNNNNNNNNNNNNNNNNNNNNNNNNNNNNNNNNNNNNNNNNNNNNNNNNNNNNNNNNNNNNNNNNNNNNNNNNNNNNNNNNNNNNNNNNNNNNNNNNNNNNNNNNNNNNNNNNNNNNNNNNNNNNNNNNNNNNNNNNNNNNNNNNNNNNNNNNNNNNNNNNNNNNNNNNNNNNNNNNNNNNNNNNNNNNNNNNNNNNNNNNNNNNNNNNNNNNNNNNNNNNNNNNNNNNNNNNNNNNNNNNNNNNNNNNNNNNNNNNNNNNNNNNNNNNNNNNNNNNNNNNNNNNNNNNNNNNNNNNNNNNNNNNNNNNNNNNNNNNNNNNNNNNNNNNNNNNNNNNNNNNNNNNNNNNNNNNNNNNNNNNNNNNNNNNNNNNNNNNNNNNNNNNNNNNNNNNNNNNNNNNNNNNNNNNNNNNNNNNNNNNNNNNNNNNNNNNNNNNNNNNNNNNNNNNNNNNNNNNNNNNNNNNNNNNNNNNNNNNNNNNNNNNNNNNNNNNNNNNNNNNNNNNNNNNNNNNNNNNNNNNNNNNNNNNNNNNNNNNNNNNNNNNNNNNNNNNNNNNNNNNNNNNNNNNNNNNNNNNNNNNNNNNNNNNNNNNNNNNNNNNNNNNNNNNNNNNNNNNNNNNNNNNNNNNNNNNNNNNNNNNNNNNNNNNNNNNNNNNNNNNNNNNNNNNNNNNNNNNNNNNNNNNNNNNNNNNNNNNNNNNNNNNNNNNNNNNNNNNNNNNNNNNNNNNNNNNNNNNNNNNNNNNNNNNNNNNNNNNNNNNNNNNNNNNNNNNNNNNNNNNNNNNNNNNNNNNNNNNNNNNNNNNNNNNNNNNNNNNNNNNNNNNNNNNNNNNNNNNNNNNNNNNNNNNNNNNNNNNNNNNNNNNNNNNNNNNNNNNNNNNNNNNNNNNNNNNNNNNNNNNNNNNNNNNNNNNNNNNNNNNNNNNNNNNNNNNNNNNNNNNNNNNNNNNNNNNNNNNNNNNNNNNNNNNNNNNNNNNNNNNNNNNNNNNNNNNNNNNNNNNNNNNNNNNNNNNNNNNNNNNNNNNNNNNNNNNNNNNNNNNNNNNNNNNNNNNNNNNNNNNNNNNNNNNNNNNNNNNNNNNNNNNNNNNNNNNNNNNNNNNNNNNNNNNNNNNNNNNNNNNNNNNNNNNNNNNNNNNNNNNNNNNNNNNNNNNNNNNNNNNNNNNNNNNNNNNNNNNNNNNNNNNNNNNNNNNNNNNNNNNNNNNNNNNNNNNNNNNNNNNNNNNNNNNNNNNNNNNNNNNNNNNNNNNNNNNNNNNNNNNNNNNNNNNNNNNNNNNNNNNNNNNNNNNNNNNNNNNNNNNNNNNNNNNNNNNNNNNNNNNNNNNNNNNNNNNNNNNNNNNNNNNNNNNNNNNNNNNNNNNNNNNNNNNNNNNNNNNNNNNNNNNNNNNNNNNNNNNNNNNNNNNNNNNNNNNNNNNNNNNNNNNNNNNNNNNNNNNNNNNNNNNNNNNNNNNNNNNNNNNNNNNNNNNNNNNNNNNNNNNNNNNNNNNNNNNNNNNNNNNNNNNNNNNNNNNNNNNNNNNNNNNNNNNNNNNNNNNNNNNNNNNNNNNNNNNNNNNNNNNNNNNNNNNNNNNNNNNNNNNNNNNNNNNNNNNNNNNNNNNNNNNNNNNNNNNNNNNNNNNNNNNNNNNNNNNNNNNNNNNNNNNNNNNNNNNNNNNNNNNNNNNNNNNNNNNNNNNNNNNNNNNNNNNNNNNNNNNNNNNNNNNNNNNNNNNNNNNNNNNNNNNNNNNNNNNNNNNNNNNNNNNNNNNNNNNNNNNNNNNNNNNNNNNNNNNNNNNNNNNNNNNNNNNNNNNNNNNNNNNNNNNNNNNNNNNNNNNNNNNNNNNNNNNNNNNNNNNNNNNNNNNNNNNNNNNNNNNNNNNNNNNNNNNNNNNNNNNNNNNNNNNNNNNNNNNNNNNNNNNNNNNNNNNNNNNNNNNNNNNNNNNNNNNNNNNNNNNNNNNNNNNNNNNNNNNNNNNNNNNNNNNNNNNNNNNNNNNNNNNNNNNNNNNNNNNNNNNNNNNNNNNNNNNNNNNNNNNNNNNNNNNNNNNNNNNNNNNNNNNNNNNNNNNNNNNNNNNNNNNNNNNNNNNNNNNNNNNNNNNNNNNNNNNNNNNNNNNNNNNNNNNNNNNNNNNNNNNNNNNNNNNNNNNNNNNNNNNNNNNNNNNNNNNNNNNNNNNNNNNNNNNNNNNNNNNNNNNNNNNNNNNggggagggagaagcagtcttcctgccaagcagggagcccgatatggggcctgatcccaggaccctgggatcatgacccgagccgaaggcagacacttaactactgagcaactcaggtgccccaaaaactaTCTTAGCAACGTGCTCAGTTTAAGGTCTAAGTTATTACACTTCTTATCAGGGGAATATATACCTACGAACCTCTCAGCAAGAGCCAAATAATTCATTGCACACTGACGCCTTTCTCCCTAGAAGTGAGAATAGTTGACGTAGATCAAATCAAGAATGGGACCTTATCTAAAACATCTCTGTATCCCTAGTCACTGGTAGGGTAGAtgactttcattttcagaatattagaaacaaacaaaaaaagccctaGAAATAACGAAGCAAAAAATGTTTGTGGGAATGATGTTAAGTAGATATTTTTAGTGAAGGATTAGTAATGCAGCATAACTTTGGAAATAACTCCAAATCAGAACATAGAATTTACAATGAGTATTAATAGAAGGCAGGCTTGTAATGCATCCCCGGTAAGTGCTTTATAAGTATTATCCAATTTGCNCCCAATTTGCTTCTCTCTATGAAGATCTACTCTATGAAGTATCTACTACTCTCAGCCCCCTTTTATGGTAATCCTCAGGTGATAAtcctgaggctgagagaggtgcATTTGCTCATGGTCACACAGTCATCAAGTGGAAGGGTCAGAATTCTACCCAGATTGGTTGATGATACCAATGCCCCAGGTAGTAACCATGATTAGTCATGGCTCCTGTCATGAATTAGTTTTACTGATTTCCTtactgcctcaatttccttgctTACACATAGGAAATAATTCCATGTCTGCCTCACAGGCTGCTGTGATGATTGGATCTGGTcagatatttgagaaaatgtaCAAATGTGTATATCTAAAATGAAAGTGATTCATACACAGGGAAATGTTCAGATAtctaatttatttcaattaagGTATTTTACCAGCTAGTATTTTCCCCAGTGTCATCTTGTGCAAACCTTTTAGCTCCTCTGGCTTTAGGTTCCTCACCTGGTAATTGAAGGAATTGGACTGGATGATTCCTAGGTTCTTTCCAGCTCTAATGACTCCTCAGATTCTAACAGAAAAGGTATAATCATATGGACATGATTGGACTATGGGGAAGTGGGGAATGGAGCCAGAAGGGACATGGCAAAATGGGACATGAAATTAGCAGGGACAAAAACTCCATGACAACCATGACTCCAGAGAACAAGTACCTAGAGAGTTTTCTCCCTCTAATTGTCTTTTCTCCTATTATCTCTGCCCTTAACAATTACACATTTAAGAGGATCTCCAGTTGTGGGTTCCTCTCTTACTCTGAGTGGGCAGCCTATTTCATGGCCAAAGGCTCCATCTTGGAGAGCAGCAGAACCCACCCAGGAAATtcctttggaaaagaaataagCAGTTTTAGCCTTTGGCAAGAGCTGTGTCTTTTTGGGGAATCTAGGTCAAGGTGAGAGGGCAAGACTTGGTGAGAACAGTGGATTCTGTGCTGTCTTAAAAGCCATGTAATTCTTCCAGTAGAACCTGTGTGGAGCAAGGTTTGTGGTCCTTAGTCTCTCCCATTTTTCACATCTTCCTCACACCCACACCCTCCACTCTGGCTTTTTCGTgggttctctttctcctttcctaacTTCTCTGACCCTCATTGAAGAGATTAATGTCTAATCCAAAATTTCAGGGAGATTCTGGGATGAGGGATGAATGTTAAGTTCCAGTTCTGCAATTTCTTAAGGCTGTGACCTTCAGCTCTGTtatcttctggtttttttctaCCTGTGAAAATGGGGATAGTGGAATTGTTTAGAATCTAGTGAGACAATGTTTATAAAAGCTAACAAATTTTAGAAGTTAATAATTGagcactgaattaaaaataacaatttgctGACTTTCAGGGGAATTTCCTAAGATCCTATATTCTTGTCTAGATTTTCCAACTTTATCCATCCAAAGGActctttgaattttctcttgtttaaggAGTCTGctcttataataatattaattaagtTGATTTCCATGTTAATATATAGCTTTGATTGATAATTATTGAGTAGCAAAAGGCAAGCATGTCACTAAATAATGATATAACAAAGTACTCATGTACCGtttcaatggattttttaaaatatttttttattatgttagtcaccatacagtacatccctggtttcctgatgtaaagttcgatgattcattagttgcgtataacacccagtgcaccatgcaacacacgccctcctcactacccatcaccagtctatcccattcccccactcccgcccctctgaagccctcagtttgtttgtttgaaatacTTCAAAAGGGTTTCTGTGGTCATCTTTGGAGTCCCTGCAGGTCTGGAGGCACGGGTGTGCATAACACAGATATCAGAGATGACTCACTTCAAGGCATTGTTGGTCTGTCtcttttaacaattttttcaCTTACATTGTTCTTCTTCGTTGCAACATCTTGGCTTCTTTAGCTGATTTTGTACTCTGCCCAACCTTAGCAACTGGCCATATCCTCCTTATCAGAATTGGAAAGGTTTTGATTAGCTTGACGCACATAGTAAAAtctccaataaatatttacatcagTCACCTTTCCTTTAATTATCTTGAGAAATGATGTACCCATTGcaaaaacttaaccaaaaagttaatttcccccttttcctctaCCTTATCAAAGTTTGACAAGATACATTTCATCATGAATTAATTAAGCAATCCACAATTCCATATGTTTTTTGGAACGATAAGTTATATAAAATACCTTTATATCTGGCTGCCTCTGTCACCAGATGTAATAGGTAAATGAAGAGCTTTACTGCAAGTGATTGATCACAACCTTAACTTCTTTTCACTGAACTGATCGATTATGTTGGTATATTGGGGAATGTTGtgcatgacattttaaattttcaaaatattttcattgactCCAACTCATCCTGGATAAAATTGTGGAGAAATCATATTGGCAAGACTTTAGGAGTCAACAGAAAGATTTCCAATCTCATAAAACCATGattgaaatgaaataagatttcAGTTTTGCATCCAAAAGGGGTGAAAGAACCATTGTTCAATATGTAGTTATTCAGTAACACAATATTAGTATACAAGGTGCTTATCGTTAAGTAGTGAGGCATCTCCAGTAGAGCATGTACTGTATAGAGCCTCGTCAGCTCAGAGTACCTGGTGGTGGTGGCACATAAAAAGGGACATCAGGAGTTTACAGTCCAGCTGACTGGGAGGTAACGGAGTAATCTGAGATAGAAATAAGTACAGTCATTGACTAACGATATTCTTGACTCTAGGCGTAAAGACCTTAGAAAATAATTGATCTAAAGAACCCCTTCAGTattactttgctttatttttctttcaaagagagGAACGATAATGGGGAtgataattgctaacatttattgagcccttactgtTTTAAGCCCTTTATGTCAACCAATCCTTGCAGCAACCCTCTGAGGTGATAAGTACTCTTAGTGCCGTTTATAGATTAGgtaaccgaggcacagagaggttaataacTTGCTAAGGGTGACACAGCCAGTAGGTCAAAGCCAGGAAATTCTGAAAGTCTGTTTTCTGtgttattctctctcttcttcaattcccctccttcctctctctcttgtgTCTTACACTGGGCTTACTTTTAAGGATTTATATATCTTAATAACTTTTCTTCCTGTATATATAATGTTTGTCAAAAATTGATCAAATACAGAGAGGCTTAAAGAAGGAATTCAAAATCATACCAGTCATTACTTCTGGTATTTTTAATTGTCtcctgtgtttgtgtttgtgtgagagagagagtgagagacagagagattgacaGGCAGAGATACTatataaaggaacaaaattaTTCCTATAGAAAGAGAATCATTTTATACCCTCATCAGAATTAAATATGAGTGCCCCATACCCtgatttgtgccttttttttaagattttattta of Ailuropoda melanoleuca isolate Jingjing unplaced genomic scaffold, ASM200744v2 unplaced-scaffold4826, whole genome shotgun sequence contains these proteins:
- the LOC117799368 gene encoding olfactory receptor 5AN1-like, producing ILSFIDICYVTSTAPKMLSTFFQEQQTITFVGCVVQYFVFSTMGLSESCLLTAMAYDRYTAICNPLLYSAIMSPTLCIRMVLGSYLAGLSASISQLCTMFQLHFCGPIVIKHFFCDMPQLLNLSCTDTFFVQLLIAILTMLFGIVNALIIVISYVYIVMSVMKITSAKGRSKAFNTCASHLTAVSLFYTSTVYVYLSSSSGGSSSLDRFASVFYTVVVPMLNPLIYSLRNKEIKDALRKLQKKRWSF